TGCCGCGGCCGCCGTCCACGGCAGTCCGAAGGTCGTCGGTCCGGACGGCGACCTCGTGGACATCTCGGGGGACTGGCCCGTCGTCAGCGTGTACGGTGCGCTCACCGATGCCCTGACCGGGGAACTCACCGCCCGGGGCCGGACCCCCGAACCCGGGTGGCAGCTGACGCCGTCCACCCCGGTCGAGGAGCTGCGCGCCATCGCCGACATCATCGGATTCGACTACCGGACCGAGTGGGACCACGGCTACCTCGTCGAGGAGCTGTACGGCGACTACGTGGAGGACCGGACGACCACCCCGACCTTCTACGCGGACTTCCCGGTCTCGACATCCCCGCTCACCCGACCGCACCGTTCCATCGCCGGTGTCGTCGAACGGTGGGACCTGGTCGCCTGGGGGACCGAGCTCGGTACCGCCTACACCGAGCTGACGGATCCGCTGCTGCAGCGGGAACGGCTCGAGGCGCAGTCGCTGCTCGCCGCCGGCGGGGACCCGGAGGCGATGGAGGTCGACGAGGACTTCCTGCGTGCCCTGGAATTCGGTATGCCGCCGACCGGCGGTATGGGTATCGGCATCGACCGGTTGATCATGCTCATCGTCGGTGGCAGCATCCGCGACGTCCTGGCATTCCCCACCACCCGGTGACCCGGCTGTGGGGGAGGGGGCGGGCCGTCACGGTCGTCGCCGTTGTCACGGTTGTCACGGTCGTCACGGTCGTCACAGCCCGCCCTGCTCGGCGACGGTGGGGAAGGCCTCCTTCAGCGCGGTCCGCCAGGTCCCGAAGTCATGGCCGCCGGGGACCTTGCGCACCGTGACATCGGCGCCGGCCGCGGTCGCCAGCTGGGCCAGGGCGGAGAGATCTCGGACCGCGCCCTGGTCGGAATGTCCGGCGACGAACCAGATCCGCAGATGGCGGTAGCGACCGTCGTCGGCGTGGGCCTTGAAGAGATCCTCCGGGTTGGCCGCCCGGAAGGCGTCCTCCGACCCGCCGAAGAAGTCCCGGACCGTCGCGGCATGGTCGCCCGCGTCGTTGACCGGGGTGCGTTCCCCCGAGAAGTCCAGCACCGTACCGTAGCCGCGGGGCGAGTTGGCGCCGACCTGCAGGGCACAGGTGCCGCCGTAGGAGAGACCGCCGATCGCCCAGTGGGCGCGGTCCGGGTCGGCGTCGAGCCGGTCGGTCAGCCAGGCCGGGACGTCCTGGTCGAGGTAGGTGCGGACCTTCCCGCGGGGGGAATCGGTGCACACCGGGTTGTTCCAGGTCGCACCGGTGGCGTCGACGACCGCGACGATGGGGGAGAGGCCGTGGTGATTCTTCTGGTAGTCCTGGGACACTTCGGCAGCCTGTCCCTCATCGAACCACTGGTCGGGTGACCCGGGGATGCCGGGCATGAGGACGACGACGGGGAGCCGGGGGCGCGGCACGGTGAACCAGGCCGGCGGCAGATAGATCTGTGCCGGCCGGGCCTGGAACCCCGAGGCGGGGGCCGGGATCGTCGCGGAGAACCGGGTGCCGACATCCGGCATGCCCCGGCTGGTCCGCGGCGGATTCCAGTCGCGGACCGCGACTGTCCCGTCGGCACCGACGGCGTCGGGGATCTGGTCGGCGTGGACCTTGGTGTAGGGCTCGTCGGGGGTCAGGGACCCGATGTCCGGGTAGATCCGGTAGGAGCCGTTGACCGTCACCAGCCCCACGATGACGGCGACCGCGACCGGCACGGTCAGCCACACCCGTCGCCAGGAGGTGGACAGCCGGTCGAGGTGGGAGGCCAGGTCCACGACGCCCAGGAACA
This is a stretch of genomic DNA from Corynebacterium nuruki S6-4. It encodes these proteins:
- a CDS encoding alpha/beta hydrolase, with translation MLDFLDSIPLYGTATTVVCAVLGVLAVVVLVLALPKDRRTRILVLASGLTVLVSVVALVVVLVVLSVPLSEIPVGTMVGVVLILWCLFLGVVDLASHLDRLSTSWRRVWLTVPVAVAVIVGLVTVNGSYRIYPDIGSLTPDEPYTKVHADQIPDAVGADGTVAVRDWNPPRTSRGMPDVGTRFSATIPAPASGFQARPAQIYLPPAWFTVPRPRLPVVVLMPGIPGSPDQWFDEGQAAEVSQDYQKNHHGLSPIVAVVDATGATWNNPVCTDSPRGKVRTYLDQDVPAWLTDRLDADPDRAHWAIGGLSYGGTCALQVGANSPRGYGTVLDFSGERTPVNDAGDHAATVRDFFGGSEDAFRAANPEDLFKAHADDGRYRHLRIWFVAGHSDQGAVRDLSALAQLATAAGADVTVRKVPGGHDFGTWRTALKEAFPTVAEQGGL